The nucleotide window AGTAATTTTTGTGTAGGATTTATAATTGAGATTAGTTGTGTCTTGAGTTACTTTCTCATGTTCCCAAGTAGTATGAAAAGGAATATGAATTGCAGAAGCACCAATATTTAATAAAGGTAGAACATCTGACTTTAAAGAATTACCTATCATTAAAAACTCACTAGCTTGAATATCTAAATGGTTAATTAATTTAGTATAATCATTTTCTTTTTTTTCACTCATTACTTCAACATGATGAAAGTATTTAATTAAGCCAGACTTTTCTAATTTTCGTTCTTGATCTAATAAATCACCTTTTGTAGCAACAATTAATTTATAATCTCTTTTTAAACTATTTAAAACATCTATTACACCATCTAAAATTATAACAGGTTTTTGTAACATTTCTTTACCTATATTTATTATTTTACTAATAGTTTTTTGATTAATAGTATTATTAGAAAGTTCTAAAGCACATTCTATCATTGATATAACAAATCCTTTAATTCCATAGCCATAAATTGGCAAGTTTTCAATCTCTTTTTTATATAACTCTTGATGTATTTTATTTTCTGTTTCGTAATTTGATAATAGAGTAGCGAAAGCATTTTCAGCTTCTCTAAAATAAGTTTCATTTACCCAAAGTGTATCATCAGCATCGAAAGCTATAACTTTAATTTGTTTTTTAATCATTTTGTTTAGATAAATATTTTTTTGCTTTTTCTAAATCTTCAGGAGTATCAATACCAATACTTTCAATAGTAGTTTCTATCATTTTAATTTTTTTGCCAACTTCTAAATACCTGATACATTCTATTTTTTCAGCAGTTTCTAAAGGAGTCATAGGTGTGTTATAAAAATCTAATAAAGCTGATTTTCTAAATGCATAAACCCCTTTGTGCTTGAAGTATGTAATACTTTGATCCTTTTCCCTATGAAAAGGAATAACACTTCTAGAAAAGTATAATGCAAAGTTATTTGCATCAGTAATTACTTTTACATTATTAGGGTTTTCAATCTCTTCTCTTTCTTTTATAGCAACTTTTAAAGAAGCTAAATCAATAATGTGTTTTGTATCTTCTTTGAAAACAGCTATTAGTTTTTTTAAAGATATAGTGTCAATAAAAGGTTCATCACCTTGAACATTTACAACAATGTCAGTTTCTATGTTTTCTACAGCTTCAGCTATTCTATCAGAACCGCAATCATGCTCTCTTTTACTAATAATAACTTTTCCATTTATATTATGTATTGTTTGAGATATAATTTCAGAATCTGTTACAACATAGACATCATCAAAAAGTTTCGATTTAAGAGCAGCTTCATAAGTTCTAACTATTACAGGCTTTCCTGCTAAGTCTTTCATTAATTTTCCTGGAAATCTTGAAGCTTGATATCTTGCAGGTATCATTGCAATAATATTCATAAGTTTTTATCTAAAATAATTTCAAATATACCATTTTATAGGTTGAATATTATAATTGTTTCGTGAAGTATAAAATTTAGGAAAATAAATAGGAGGGAAGAATAATAATTAAAAAATCCCGAAACAATTAAGTTTCAGGATTTTTATTTATATTATATGATGAATTTTGATAAACCTTAAT belongs to Tenacibaculum sp. MAR_2010_89 and includes:
- a CDS encoding HAD family hydrolase, with product MIKKQIKVIAFDADDTLWVNETYFREAENAFATLLSNYETENKIHQELYKKEIENLPIYGYGIKGFVISMIECALELSNNTINQKTISKIINIGKEMLQKPVIILDGVIDVLNSLKRDYKLIVATKGDLLDQERKLEKSGLIKYFHHVEVMSEKKENDYTKLINHLDIQASEFLMIGNSLKSDVLPLLNIGASAIHIPFHTTWEHEKVTQDTTNLNYKSYTKITDILNSL
- the kdsB gene encoding 3-deoxy-manno-octulosonate cytidylyltransferase translates to MNIIAMIPARYQASRFPGKLMKDLAGKPVIVRTYEAALKSKLFDDVYVVTDSEIISQTIHNINGKVIISKREHDCGSDRIAEAVENIETDIVVNVQGDEPFIDTISLKKLIAVFKEDTKHIIDLASLKVAIKEREEIENPNNVKVITDANNFALYFSRSVIPFHREKDQSITYFKHKGVYAFRKSALLDFYNTPMTPLETAEKIECIRYLEVGKKIKMIETTIESIGIDTPEDLEKAKKYLSKQND